tgcaaacttgggtgggaaaaatcacaaactccgatcaagatcttaaactactatatatgagcttgctaattgataaaaaatatcaGCCAAATTCATGGATTAAAGTGCCTAAACCAGCTGACAAATCCCAGTCCACGAGTTGGTTTGAAGTCGGAGTTGTTGAGTGGGcaacttggtggccccaccatatcctccgtAGCTGTCCAGCCGGcctgatctttgcacgtgatggaagaccgtaatgagtagtgcaagtggacggaaATTTGTCAGGGATAAGCTGCTGGAAGCACGGGAAAGTCGCAGCAAAATCGGCACACTCAACATCTGCAAAATGGGAAAATCTTGACTAAGTCAGAAAGTTGTTGGACTGCTTAGTTGGTAGGCCTGGCAGGAGGGCAAAAAGCCGGTCAGGAGATCGTTGAATGCAGGAGAGAAGATCTATGAAGCATGCTCGTTTGAGGGATAAGAGAgaagagacgagagagagagagggagctcgGAATCGATCCCCAAAGAAGCCCTCAGAAGAACTCCAGAAAACCAAAgcccagaaattccagaccgacctggagagagaaaatggagatTTTCACACACCTGTGgcaaaaattagccaaaaccttcaactagagagtgaaaattcattcaaagatctttccaaccgtaggtcgcacgtcccaaacggagatcgggaaggcctcctaaagccccccgaaaacagtgccctcctggcgggccaagaaagtccgaaatttttctaagtgttgagcctgATTGTTCATGAGTGAGGAAAGACGAGTGcttttgagaaacttgagagacaaatgaggaaagccATGACTTACAAGCCAAGctataatacatatagtttTGGTTGATTTGAACTTGGCCGACAAGGAAGGTTTGGAAATCTAATTTTGGaagtcaacgaaaaccttcgttgtcactTTTCTTCTGCAGATCTCACTCAGCTTGAAAGAACCAATTTCCACGTGCTTCCAAAGGACAATTTCgtggtttccttggccaagaatCACTTGCAAAAggaactaggaagcaaggtaagaaTGCTAGATGTAATTTTGTTCGCTTTTGAACATgtcttgatcatgaaaatcgAGAAGGAAACTAGCCCGAAGAACTGATTTCTGAAgctaaatttttctaagtgtttaaaACCTCTTCAATGCCCCTACATGTTTGATTTGTTACTCCctttgcatgttttttttttcgtcgtTGTGACTTCGATGAATGTTACATGGGAATACTAATGATGCATAGGACAACCCGGTTTAGTCTTTAAATCTCCTTGTGAACCATGAAACCATCTATAACATGAGCCAAAAACCACATTGAGACATGGTTGGCCAGCATAGACCATGCATGAatgcttcttggagagttcATTTTGATGCGTTCGGTTGATCATTTTcggtgatgtttgttgcatttgaaagtaagTGTTACCTATTTTCATCTAGATGGAGTAATATTTCATATAGATATGGCATGTGATGGTTGTCGGAGCTTCAATCTGAGCATTTGGCATGGctgtttgacttgggttcaTCACCAGTTTTGCAAAACAGCCCCAACCCGCATGTTGGAGGCcgttttcagttcggtttttgcATGTTCTAGGCTGTAATTTCTAGTCAAACACGTTCTTTGCATGTAGTAGTATATCCTTGATACTTTGCattcacatgagattgcttatggatCGGGATTGAAGGCCACGAACATGACCCGAAGAAGCCGTTTGAGGTGATTTGATGCAAACCAAGTATTCGATAAAATGTTGAAACCAAGCTCCAATCTCGAagcggtcgatttgagcttaatcggtgtgatattcatgtgatttgttactccatgttagcatagatcggtttaaggaatcattattaatattttttaaaaaaaaataataaaaaagagaaaatctgaaaatttcaaaaatataaaaaaatgttggataacattaaattaggatagaaatgacatatatggaattttcctaatttttaaaatgtcattttcctaatttaatgctattttgttattttataacaatttttgtaaataatctattttccatagattaaaattaattggagtaatttcatgcatctagagtaatttcatgcatatttaacttctcattttgctcacgggggtcctgtcccggggcgtgataacaaggccatgtaatattatttgcccgacttgtatcgggtctttcttttccgcattactttcaagtcatttcaatttcttggatgtttatttaCCACAccgcttttcaataatttgagtgtaaatttcttttctaaattatgttaggattagtttagaaaaaaaaacctacaaaaatcCTCTCTTGAAGGGTTATGCATGTTGTTTTGGTACAATTGATTTATGTGGTTATGTGATGTCTATTGAAAGATGATATGTGTTGTGTTGAGGAAATCAAATGTGTTGTGAACCGATaaaggactaagtgctacacgataatgAAAATtcgtgtgagtcacctctaggGCCTTATAGTCGAGGGCTAAGTGTTACATAGCGACTTGAGTCACATGCAGCCACCTCTAGGGCCTTGCACTATTGACATACATAGTAAATGACTAAATGCTACACGATAAAGTAatttcgtgggagccaccttTAGGGCTTTATACTATTGCTATATGTGGTCAAGAGGTgagtgctacacgataacgcAATTTCGTGGGAGTCACATCTAGGGCCTTGAGTTTGGATATTGATCGTGGAACAAACCATTGATGTGAGATAGGATGAGTTCGATCATTGAACAAAATTGGTGATGTTGGTTTTGTTATTATTGATTAATGAGAAATTTTGCTATTTGATATAGCTACGTTGAGGTAACATGTGAAGCATTTTGTTAATGCaagttataatatttttgtttggcaataaTGAGCTATGTCTTGAGTTTTAAATGTGCAATGTAGAAGTTTGACATGTTTTTatgatatgtactactcaccgAGCTTATGGTTGCTCACTCCTCTATTTCCAAACCAGGTCCTTTGGTTAGCAACTAGTAGGTCAAAGAGTTCTATCGATGGGGACCTTTGGAAGTGAACTTTGGATATGATTTGAGGCTGCGTTCTTCGGGTGCAAGGATGGCCATGTCACCCCCATCCCTCTGGATTTGGGATGTGACAGAATTTGTCGCATTTGCACCATTCGTTCCTTGGCCTATATTGAAGAAAGTTCCATGAAATGATGTTTATTATGAGCGAGGATCTGCACGGCCCTTGCCTCAGCTAGTGAGGGTTGGTTGGTGGCCCTCAGTCAACCATGGCAAGGGTCAAACGACGCTCACTGTGCCTTAATGATGCTCACGTCCTTGCGCGAGCGACACGAGGGTTGTGCGACCTTCAGTCTCGCTCGACCATAGCCAGCTCTATGTCTGTCTTCCGTGACCATGGCCAGCCCTTTAAGTGTTACTAAACTGATTTGAAATTATTATCAGTGATGGCTCCTCTCTTAAGCTCTTTTGTTTTATggttaaatataatttatcatttaacTGGAATACCATATATACGCAAATTTAGGACAAAACCCACGCCAAAGCTAGTCTAACCCATCGGGAGTATAGCTTAAAGAATTAATTCTGATGGTCAAACAAGATTTGCTAAAAAAGTGTCATAAAAACAATCCAGAAGCAGAAATATCAGAATTGCAGAGAACCGTAGAACCACTTTCTCTTGCGACTTTACTTCTATACAGAGATGGTGACGATCATCGGGTCATATCCTGCTGAAAGCAAATCTGATCAGTTCGTTTACACAACAAGAAACAAGACTACACACACCCAAACATCTCAAGGACCTCTGATGGCAAATCGGACAAAGCTGCAGTTCGAAGAGTACTTAAAATTTCTACTGGGTATAGTTTGCAGAAGTAACATCCTACAAAGAGTTAAAGCGTATATTTTGCAGAGTGTTTTCATCTCCACTGCCGGCAAAGTTCTGGTGGAGACAGCCGGCAAATTGCAGCGTGCAATCTTTAGTCAATCTCGGCTATGACAATACGACTGGGGGTGGGAATATCCACAGCAGCTTGGGGATCATATAAATGAGATTGATCCACAAGTCTTTCGACCGGTACTTTAACCACATCATGGTGAAACCCAATGTCAGAGACCAAACGACTGATGCAATACCTGCCATAACTCACCAGACTATCAACTGCCAGACCACCAACTGCCAGACCAGTAACACGGGTCGTCAAGTATCTAAGTGGAGAGGACCCGACAGCAGTTGAAGCAGCCTGAAAAGCTGCTGCTTGCCCACTTCGGCCTCCACTACTTGCTGTCACCACAAGCAGACCTGTTTTACAGTAGAAAGCAAAGTCCTCAcagtttttcttgaaaagattGTAGCCTCCAAAGCCATTCTGGAGGAGGTAAAAGGCACGGTGAAGCACATCTTCAGCGGGGTCGGATTTCGCAAGGGTGCAAGTCCCTCCTCGAGCGCTAGCAAGATGGAAAGCACGGGACACGCCGTACTCAAAGAGGTAGAGGTTTCCACCTGAAAGGAAGCAGTCGATGCAGGAAGAGATGACACCATCAAGTCTCGACTGATCTCCACATATCCGGCATTGTGTACCGACAGGAGGAGAGGGACATGAGCTCGAAATGATGCGGTCTAACACAGTACCCCTGCCGATTTCGTGTCCTGCCCCTCGAGTGAAGTGAATGACCTTCCCTTTACCGACGTATATTCCTGTTTGCGAACTCAAAAGCGACAATCTTTTCAGTATGCGAAAGCAGCTAAGTCCATAGAAGGTACGTGCTTGTAAAGAACATAATCCGGACGATCAAAGGATCGAAAGAATTCGACCTCCTTCAGTTGACAGGAGTAACCAACAATTCAGAAATAGAGGGAGCACAAGCTAAGCAAGGGGGGACAAAGGGGTGGCAGACTTCCAAAAGGGTCAAGGAGATTCGATCTCTCTGCCACGTTGAATACGACGACTCATCATAAAACATCTCCTTTTATACAAAAATCAGCAACGTTGCCACAATCTATATTAGCAGAAGTGGTAAAAACAGGATAGAAAATCCACCAAGAGAAGGAAAACGACCTCTCTCACAGACGCACGAGGGCAAAGCTCCTATATATGAAACTAGGAAAGGACATTATCAATCATGTGAACAATGGAGCAATTttatagtgaaaaaaaaagaaaaaagcagagGAGTTGAGGCGAaatcatcaccaccaccatcatcatcatcgtcgcgAAAAACATTGCattggaaaaagagagaaaaagggaacgTGCCGTGGTGGGAGTAGAGGTAAAAGTGACGCCAAGAGTAGATGTGATCCCCAGGCTTGAGTTGGTCCCTTTTGATCTCGTTGGACAGCACTCCCATATCTGCCTCtttccacttcttcttcctcttcctctgcttcttctccttcttccttcaccCTGGCTttcgattggattgattgagatatgaaCGTTTGGGTGGGAGATGCAATCACTCAGATTGCTTTGCCTCTACGCTATCTCCCTCCCACTCTTGGGAGAACTTCTGAAGAAAAATgaggagataaaagaaaaagaaagaaggacgGTCtggcaaagaaaaaaggaaaaagaagagagggagataaagaaaaaagagtcgaaaggaaaggagaaagaagaaagcggGAGAAGGGGCAAATTCGGCCCTAATGATCCAGACAATATGCCAAGCCGACTCAACACTGTATCCTGATGCTTGGTAAGTGCTTGTGCCCTCATTCGTTCAACCGGAGTAGTTTTGAAATTAGAActagaaattcaaaattattgaaGATTTGTGTGACGAAGTCTGATTTTTATGTCGTTGAACTACGGATTCATATAGAAACGATAATTTAGGGTGTCGTGAAACTGTAAGATT
The sequence above is drawn from the Eucalyptus grandis isolate ANBG69807.140 chromosome 11, ASM1654582v1, whole genome shotgun sequence genome and encodes:
- the LOC120289493 gene encoding uncharacterized protein LOC120289493 — its product is MGVLSNEIKRDQLKPGDHIYSWRHFYLYSHHGIYVGKGKVIHFTRGAGHEIGRGTVLDRIISSSCPSPPVGTQCRICGDQSRLDGVISSCIDCFLSGGNLYLFEYGVSRAFHLASARGGTCTLAKSDPAEDVLHRAFYLLQNGFGGYNLFKKNCEDFAFYCKTGLLVVTASSGGRSGQAAAFQAASTAVGSSPLRYLTTRVTGLAVGGLAVDSLVSYGRYCISRLVSDIGFHHDVVKVPVERLVDQSHLYDPQAAVDIPTPSRIVIAEID